Proteins co-encoded in one Streptomyces roseochromogenus subsp. oscitans DS 12.976 genomic window:
- a CDS encoding Mu transposase C-terminal domain-containing protein, whose translation MRRLSRPASIGVGDRVRFTGQSRAVLAVSAQAVILSDEGGSPREVPLAMLLADDSFKVISSPERMPLPPVSLLEALPQRAREKALWWEGHILEVLHGIDPTAGEDARPRPEYDPARHSLTARERAKAAELTAAGYRVSVSTVGNFRRRYQAEGLLGLADRRPVRKRPRFGTVDDAVVEAMRQAIKEGEDDSTRTGTYIIWRTGEILKEAGEPVELPSQATLYRLLAKLSQGNPVSATARNRRSRAHGATAPFGQWTVFAPGEVVQIDSTPLDVLVRLDDGVVGKVELTGMVDVATRTVTAAVLRPTTKSVDASVLLARTVTPELMRRGWVDALRMSRSVLPYRRLLDIDERLEHAAAKPVIVPEMIVCDHGKAFISRNFRASCRFLEIDFQPTHKAAPFQKGHVEKMLDSVGTLFAQFVAGYTGRSTDHRGRHLEKQPLWSLPELQELLDEWLVAKWQNREHDGLRDPLHPGRSFTPNEKYAALVEACGSVPVALSAEDYIELLPSTWRAVNDYGIRIKRRTYDGPDLIRRQHSGVTEKKGLWEVHYDPYDISRIWVRNHHGQGEWIEATWKHLRHTPVPFGELAWDHAARGLPEGTEAEIAQAAAALLTRAHAGPQDTAAKPKKRTRRDKRVAARTKATPPVPTPPPAPHPAPEPEPQRAEEEEPLAKVIPLGLFDPLADPWKTR comes from the coding sequence ATGCGCAGGCTGTCGAGGCCGGCCTCGATCGGGGTGGGCGACCGGGTGCGGTTCACCGGGCAGAGTCGGGCAGTGCTCGCGGTGTCCGCCCAGGCGGTGATCCTGTCCGACGAGGGTGGCTCGCCGCGTGAGGTCCCGCTTGCGATGCTGCTGGCCGATGACAGCTTCAAGGTGATCAGCAGCCCGGAGAGGATGCCGCTGCCGCCGGTGTCGCTGCTGGAAGCGCTTCCGCAGCGAGCGCGGGAGAAGGCTCTGTGGTGGGAGGGCCACATCCTGGAAGTCCTCCACGGCATCGACCCCACCGCGGGTGAGGACGCCCGGCCCCGGCCCGAGTACGACCCGGCTCGCCACTCGCTGACCGCGCGGGAGCGGGCCAAGGCGGCCGAGTTGACGGCGGCGGGCTACCGGGTCAGCGTCAGCACTGTCGGCAACTTCCGCCGCCGCTACCAGGCCGAGGGCCTGCTGGGGCTGGCTGACCGCCGGCCGGTTCGCAAGAGGCCGCGGTTCGGCACGGTCGATGACGCGGTGGTCGAGGCCATGCGGCAGGCGATCAAGGAGGGCGAGGACGACTCCACCCGCACCGGCACCTACATCATCTGGCGGACCGGCGAGATCCTGAAGGAAGCGGGCGAGCCGGTCGAGTTGCCGTCGCAGGCGACCCTCTATCGGCTCCTGGCCAAGCTGTCGCAGGGCAACCCCGTCTCGGCAACGGCCCGCAACCGCCGCTCGAGAGCACACGGGGCGACGGCGCCGTTCGGGCAGTGGACGGTGTTCGCGCCGGGCGAGGTGGTGCAGATCGACTCCACCCCGCTGGACGTTCTCGTCCGCCTGGACGACGGGGTGGTGGGCAAGGTCGAGCTCACCGGCATGGTCGACGTCGCGACCAGGACGGTGACCGCGGCGGTGCTGCGGCCCACCACCAAGTCCGTCGACGCCAGCGTGCTGCTGGCCCGCACCGTCACCCCTGAGCTGATGCGCCGGGGCTGGGTGGACGCCTTGCGGATGTCGAGGTCGGTGCTGCCCTACCGCCGGCTGCTGGACATCGACGAGCGCCTGGAGCACGCGGCGGCGAAGCCGGTGATCGTGCCGGAGATGATCGTCTGTGATCACGGCAAGGCGTTCATCTCCCGCAACTTCCGGGCTTCCTGCCGCTTCCTGGAGATCGACTTCCAGCCCACCCACAAGGCGGCCCCGTTCCAGAAGGGGCACGTGGAGAAGATGCTGGACTCCGTCGGCACGCTGTTCGCCCAGTTCGTCGCCGGTTACACCGGCCGCAGCACCGACCACCGCGGCCGCCATCTGGAAAAGCAGCCCCTGTGGTCCCTGCCCGAGCTGCAGGAGCTTCTCGACGAATGGCTGGTCGCGAAGTGGCAGAACCGCGAACACGACGGTCTGCGCGACCCGTTGCACCCGGGGCGGTCGTTCACGCCGAACGAGAAGTACGCCGCCCTGGTGGAAGCCTGCGGTTCCGTCCCGGTCGCGCTCAGCGCAGAGGACTACATCGAGCTGCTGCCGTCGACCTGGCGGGCGGTGAACGACTACGGCATCAGGATCAAGCGCCGCACCTACGACGGCCCGGACCTGATCCGCCGCCAGCACTCCGGCGTCACGGAGAAGAAGGGCTTGTGGGAGGTCCACTACGACCCCTACGACATCTCCCGGATCTGGGTACGCAACCACCACGGCCAAGGCGAGTGGATCGAAGCGACCTGGAAGCACCTGCGTCACACGCCGGTCCCGTTCGGGGAACTGGCCTGGGACCACGCCGCCCGGGGCCTGCCCGAGGGCACCGAGGCGGAGATCGCTCAGGCGGCCGCCGCCCTGCTGACCCGCGCCCACGCCGGCCCCCAGGACACCGCGGCGAAGCCGAAGAAGCGCACTCGCCGGGACAAGCGGGTGGCCGCCCGCACCAAGGCGACCCCGCCGGTCCCGACCCCGCCACCGGCCCCACATCCCGCACCGGAACCTGAGCCACAGCGGGCGGAAGAGGAAGAACCGCTCGCCAAGGTGATCCCGCTGGGCCTGTTCGACCCGCTCGCCGACCCCTGGAAGACTCGATGA
- the tpg gene encoding telomere-protecting terminal protein Tpg — MEIHAALERADREAFTKDPPKTLKGQIGYLIRQLGSAKAVAQEIGVTADSVNRYRRGARKHPRADVAAKIDDAVRTRWQPQIRKRRQRQAATTGGITVETRAQFGYTAPIGTTDDGRFRRLTVHLPPVYAQRLFDARDAGASDQQMREIVAEGLQEIYFKDGGVRAQGLEVSLNNIDYFDVSF; from the coding sequence GTGGAGATCCATGCCGCGCTGGAACGCGCCGACCGGGAGGCGTTCACCAAGGATCCGCCCAAGACACTCAAGGGCCAGATCGGCTACCTCATCCGGCAGTTGGGCAGCGCGAAGGCCGTCGCCCAGGAGATCGGCGTCACCGCCGACTCCGTCAACCGCTACCGACGCGGCGCCCGCAAGCACCCCCGCGCCGACGTCGCCGCGAAGATCGACGACGCAGTGCGGACCCGCTGGCAGCCGCAGATCCGCAAGCGCCGGCAGCGCCAGGCCGCCACCACGGGCGGGATCACGGTCGAGACCCGCGCCCAGTTCGGCTACACCGCGCCCATCGGCACGACCGACGACGGAAGGTTCCGGCGCCTGACCGTGCACCTCCCCCCGGTGTACGCGCAGCGCCTGTTCGACGCCCGCGACGCCGGGGCCAGCGACCAGCAGATGCGCGAAATCGTGGCCGAGGGATTGCAGGAAATCTATTTCAAGGACGGCGGAGTGCGTGCCCAGGGCCTCGAAGTGAGCCTCAACAACATCGACTATTTCGACGTTTCCTTCTAG
- a CDS encoding ATP-binding protein, which produces MTHPQNLLDPSADEPQEPDQHLTTLAGWRAFVADQPVIPELLSDTDHAKLTPAERTRYDEDRIDHHTRLLVVATSTVQHTVTCGRRLVLLNRHAVSARRGLIVSGPAGTGKTTAITQLGRAHELLDRARHPGVSDRIPVVYITVPPAATPRMVTVEFARFLGLPTRSRSNITDILESVCGVLTDARVGLVLVDELHNISLATRSGAEVADTLKYFSERIPATFVYAGINVERNLFDGTRGQQIAGRFTLIPTAPLPYNSEWQGLVATLENSLRLHAHKPGSLTGLDRYLHDRTGGMIGSLSHLIRGAALDAILTGSEEITEQSLQAIPLDHSSDSR; this is translated from the coding sequence ATGACACACCCGCAAAACCTGCTCGACCCGTCGGCCGACGAGCCGCAGGAGCCGGACCAGCACCTGACGACCCTCGCCGGCTGGCGGGCCTTCGTCGCTGACCAGCCCGTCATACCCGAGCTGCTGAGCGACACCGACCACGCGAAGCTCACACCGGCCGAACGGACCCGCTACGACGAGGACCGGATCGACCACCACACCCGGCTGCTGGTGGTGGCGACCTCGACCGTCCAGCACACGGTCACCTGCGGGCGCCGCCTGGTGCTGCTGAACCGGCACGCGGTCAGCGCCCGCCGCGGCCTGATCGTCTCCGGCCCGGCCGGCACCGGCAAGACCACCGCGATCACCCAGCTCGGCCGCGCACACGAACTCCTGGACCGGGCCCGTCATCCCGGCGTGAGCGACCGCATCCCGGTCGTCTACATAACTGTCCCGCCGGCCGCCACACCGCGCATGGTGACGGTGGAGTTCGCCCGCTTCCTCGGCCTGCCCACCCGCTCGCGTTCGAACATCACCGACATCCTGGAGTCGGTCTGCGGCGTGTTGACCGACGCCCGGGTCGGCCTGGTCCTCGTCGACGAACTGCACAACATCTCACTGGCGACCAGATCCGGAGCCGAGGTCGCCGACACGCTGAAGTACTTCTCCGAGCGCATCCCCGCGACGTTCGTCTATGCCGGGATCAACGTCGAACGCAACCTGTTCGACGGCACCCGCGGACAGCAGATCGCCGGACGCTTCACCCTGATCCCCACCGCCCCGCTGCCCTACAACAGCGAATGGCAGGGACTGGTCGCCACCCTGGAGAACTCTCTGCGGCTCCACGCGCACAAGCCCGGCAGCCTCACCGGCCTGGACCGCTACCTCCACGACCGCACCGGTGGCATGATCGGTTCGCTCTCGCACCTGATCCGCGGCGCCGCCCTGGACGCGATCCTCACCGGCAGCGAAGAGATCACCGAGCAGAGCCTGCAGGCGATCCCGCTCGACCACAGTTCCGACTCCCGCTAA
- a CDS encoding TniQ family protein, translating to MPTTNTGPKLAPLPMQVRPVLGEGIASYIQRLAQANHLSPDELTAVLCPRGRARPPELHLLAQLTNSTVDALRRALPDAPGRVNTDPNRAGPFPQRVDHALPSLFDRVDLLMALGEALHFGVHRNVLRHRYPRLRRHLLRLALQHQPRQHRPPHLR from the coding sequence ATGCCCACCACGAACACCGGCCCGAAGCTGGCTCCCCTGCCCATGCAGGTCAGGCCCGTCCTCGGTGAAGGGATCGCCTCCTACATACAGCGCTTGGCACAGGCCAACCACCTGTCGCCGGACGAGCTCACCGCTGTCCTCTGCCCCCGCGGCAGGGCCCGGCCTCCGGAGCTGCACCTGCTCGCCCAGCTCACCAACAGCACCGTCGATGCCCTGCGACGCGCTCTCCCCGACGCACCAGGACGTGTCAACACCGACCCGAACCGCGCAGGACCGTTCCCGCAGCGGGTCGACCATGCACTCCCAAGCCTCTTCGATCGGGTCGATCTCCTCATGGCGCTCGGTGAGGCACTCCACTTCGGTGTCCACCGAAACGTCCTCCGCCACCGCTATCCGCGGCTCAGACGCCACCTCCTCCGCCTCGCACTCCAGCACCAGCCACGACAACATCGGCCACCCCACCTGAGATGA
- a CDS encoding helix-turn-helix domain-containing protein, which translates to MTAAQRGIWTGTQLRRLLVERAGLELSAASVSALFTKQPSQVKLSTLSALCAALDCAPGDLLTLSDSTAPSNLPPRTAPDPASHPPQQQPVCHHRSLPPL; encoded by the coding sequence ATGACCGCGGCACAGCGCGGCATCTGGACCGGCACTCAACTGCGCCGCCTCCTCGTCGAGCGTGCCGGCCTCGAACTGTCCGCAGCATCGGTGTCCGCCCTGTTCACCAAACAGCCCTCCCAGGTGAAGCTGTCCACCCTGTCCGCCCTGTGCGCCGCCCTCGACTGCGCTCCAGGCGACCTGTTGACCTTGAGCGACTCCACCGCGCCCTCAAACCTTCCACCGCGCACCGCCCCCGACCCGGCCTCGCACCCTCCGCAGCAGCAGCCTGTGTGCCACCACCGGTCCCTGCCGCCGCTGTGA
- the tap gene encoding telomere-associated protein Tap: MSELFDAVDALVASRAPLPPAAERKRLRQAHGLTLDQVAAALKVRRATVSGWESARKPTEPRGPEREAYARLLNKLAEIYPAPAADTAALDEGTTVPVPETFTGQSAAVAPSPTASETSTSPIAPEAATATPVEAPFTPAVPERPAARRPVTSSRRPAAKKAVKPAADPRFPHGPLAVLDGDGSAYGVDGIVLDCPATTVPELVEWTLRESGLGAPKLNRYGKESDPLIVLTAAAAVKLGLPERLEGHEQRRSLRLPEDHPVVKQVVKAKWQLTQRGFGPWARIYRKAQGRDRQCVQLAILSWDALDERSWPGVAEMEPADIARVLGVYAQRVITPRGSTAVSGLELMTALRPPTRPVQDPETGNWVSGPNPGSLGTEPMDPAPPEATPEHPVVVNSGWTGGFLNEEAYQWVRPVDLLSDEECLLPFAVGLDLNTAFLAAAARLVVGLSAPDHFHAPKFNPKIPGSWLVDLSHIELDPRLPSPFTPDGSRPTSPAWYQTHTVAYAQELGYDVQPIEAYLRRETGAYLDPWHDRLKNAYVDTLADLGVTRDLSDAEFLAAMERHKQVDPALAAVLSAIKATVKGGVGKLRERPQGRHYKEGERWPALERPTWRPDIRAAVISKARVNMHRKLNNMAKMTGLYPLAVLSDCVVYPSPGPSPLDFLPYAASGKPQPGGFRLGPTPGLAKVEGVQELSWAVDLMEQGYNPARHIKGDGHDAVFDEGE; the protein is encoded by the coding sequence ATGTCCGAGTTGTTCGACGCGGTCGACGCGCTGGTCGCGTCCCGTGCTCCGCTGCCGCCGGCGGCGGAGCGCAAGCGGCTGCGCCAGGCGCACGGCCTGACGCTGGACCAGGTGGCCGCCGCGCTGAAGGTGCGCCGGGCGACGGTGTCCGGCTGGGAGTCCGCCAGGAAACCGACCGAGCCTCGCGGCCCGGAACGTGAGGCGTACGCGCGGCTGTTGAACAAGCTCGCAGAGATCTACCCCGCCCCGGCCGCCGACACCGCTGCCCTTGATGAGGGCACGACGGTGCCGGTGCCCGAGACGTTCACCGGCCAGTCGGCCGCCGTCGCGCCCTCGCCGACGGCGTCGGAGACGTCTACCAGCCCGATCGCGCCCGAGGCGGCGACGGCCACGCCAGTGGAGGCTCCCTTCACCCCGGCCGTGCCGGAGCGCCCTGCCGCCCGCCGCCCGGTGACGTCGTCACGGCGCCCGGCAGCAAAGAAGGCCGTGAAGCCCGCCGCCGACCCGCGGTTCCCGCACGGTCCGCTCGCCGTGCTGGACGGCGACGGCTCCGCGTACGGCGTCGACGGCATCGTGCTCGACTGCCCGGCCACCACGGTGCCGGAGCTGGTGGAGTGGACGCTGCGCGAGTCGGGCCTCGGTGCGCCGAAGCTCAACCGCTACGGCAAGGAAAGCGACCCGCTGATCGTGCTCACCGCCGCGGCCGCCGTGAAGCTCGGGCTGCCGGAGCGCCTGGAGGGTCACGAGCAGCGCCGCTCCCTGCGCCTCCCGGAGGACCACCCGGTCGTCAAGCAGGTAGTGAAGGCGAAGTGGCAGCTCACGCAGCGCGGGTTCGGACCGTGGGCGCGGATCTACCGCAAGGCCCAGGGCCGCGACCGGCAGTGCGTGCAGCTCGCGATCCTGTCCTGGGACGCCCTCGATGAGCGGTCCTGGCCCGGCGTCGCGGAGATGGAACCGGCCGACATCGCCCGCGTCCTCGGTGTCTACGCCCAGCGGGTCATCACCCCACGAGGCTCCACCGCCGTCTCCGGCCTGGAGCTGATGACGGCGCTGCGCCCGCCCACCCGGCCGGTGCAGGATCCGGAGACCGGGAACTGGGTGTCCGGCCCCAACCCCGGCTCGCTGGGGACGGAGCCGATGGACCCGGCGCCGCCGGAGGCCACCCCCGAGCACCCCGTCGTCGTGAACTCGGGCTGGACCGGCGGCTTCCTCAATGAGGAGGCGTACCAGTGGGTGCGGCCGGTCGACTTGCTCAGCGATGAGGAGTGCCTACTGCCCTTCGCGGTCGGCCTGGACCTGAACACGGCGTTCCTCGCTGCCGCGGCTCGCCTGGTCGTCGGCCTCAGCGCCCCCGACCACTTCCACGCCCCGAAGTTCAACCCGAAGATCCCCGGGAGCTGGCTGGTCGACCTCTCCCACATCGAGCTGGACCCGCGCCTGCCCAGCCCGTTCACCCCGGACGGCAGCCGTCCGACGAGCCCGGCCTGGTACCAGACGCATACCGTCGCCTACGCCCAGGAACTCGGCTACGACGTCCAGCCGATCGAGGCGTACCTGCGCCGGGAGACCGGCGCGTACCTGGACCCGTGGCACGACCGGCTCAAGAACGCCTACGTCGACACCCTCGCCGACCTCGGCGTCACCCGGGACCTGTCCGATGCGGAGTTCCTCGCCGCGATGGAGCGCCACAAGCAGGTCGACCCGGCCCTGGCCGCCGTACTCTCCGCGATCAAGGCGACCGTGAAGGGCGGCGTGGGGAAGCTCCGCGAGCGCCCGCAGGGCCGCCACTACAAGGAAGGGGAGCGGTGGCCGGCCCTGGAGCGCCCGACCTGGCGCCCCGACATCCGGGCCGCCGTCATCAGCAAGGCCCGGGTCAACATGCACCGCAAGCTCAATAACATGGCGAAGATGACGGGCCTGTACCCGCTGGCCGTGCTCTCCGACTGCGTCGTCTACCCCTCGCCCGGCCCAAGCCCGCTCGACTTCCTGCCGTACGCTGCCTCTGGCAAGCCCCAGCCGGGAGGCTTCCGCCTCGGGCCGACGCCGGGCCTGGCGAAGGTGGAGGGAGTGCAGGAACTTTCGTGGGCAGTCGACTTGATGGAGCAGGGCTACAACCCCGCCCGGCACATCAAGGGCGACGGCCACGATGCCGTGTTCGATGAGGGCGAGTAG
- a CDS encoding Mu transposase C-terminal domain-containing protein: MRRLLALRQDQKLTTRHVRLMAQSLEVTERTVWRWLAAAERDESAAAEPGARAQSKDRFSVTPEVRRLLALWKGNVAAVHRELIARAAMGEGEPPPSIPTLHRAIQRDLTPGERAGLAGGERAARKHDVFLARPRGWRNQVWETDHMQAPVLVDVDGKARRPWITWFTDCATNAITGVAVTPGDPSRESVLAALRSAVLREDPYGPFGGLPEKVRVDRGKDFLSRTVTAAFDLLDVTVEDLPAYTPHLKGTVEGLNRAVESMFLAALPGYARQPRPGKRASRPKDEVLLSFEDFTARLLAWTVWWNTEHRPAPLRGRTPLEAWQDDPTPLRDVSAADLWTFTLEDAGTRTLTTRGIRFRRRDYVGPWMTGQAGIQVRIRFMPHHDHRIEVYHAATGRYLGPADLADQATDEQVSAVRRARAARARRLKKDLEASQRERYAAVNQPEALQRLGALTTAQAEAELAQTADADLARLAMPDLIPHAAPPADWRTPASLAALTAPGTPVRYPSGRDGACAPDGPGGRAALPTTDEDGDAS; the protein is encoded by the coding sequence GTGCGCAGGCTGCTCGCCCTGCGGCAGGACCAGAAACTGACGACCCGGCATGTACGGCTGATGGCCCAGTCGTTGGAAGTGACCGAGCGCACGGTGTGGCGGTGGCTTGCCGCTGCCGAGCGTGACGAGTCCGCGGCCGCGGAGCCCGGGGCGCGGGCCCAGAGCAAAGACCGCTTCTCCGTCACCCCGGAAGTGCGTCGCCTGCTGGCCTTGTGGAAGGGCAACGTCGCGGCAGTCCATCGTGAGCTGATCGCTCGCGCGGCCATGGGCGAGGGGGAGCCGCCTCCGTCGATTCCGACGTTGCACCGGGCGATCCAGCGGGATCTGACGCCGGGGGAGCGGGCGGGGCTCGCGGGCGGGGAGCGGGCGGCGCGCAAGCATGATGTGTTCCTGGCCCGGCCGCGGGGCTGGCGCAATCAGGTGTGGGAGACAGACCACATGCAGGCGCCGGTGCTGGTCGATGTCGATGGCAAGGCTCGCAGGCCGTGGATCACCTGGTTCACCGACTGCGCGACGAACGCGATCACTGGTGTCGCGGTCACGCCGGGAGATCCGTCGCGGGAATCGGTGCTGGCCGCGCTGCGCTCCGCGGTCCTGCGCGAGGACCCCTACGGCCCGTTCGGCGGCCTGCCCGAGAAGGTGCGGGTGGACCGTGGCAAGGACTTCCTGTCCAGGACGGTGACCGCCGCGTTCGATCTCCTGGACGTGACGGTGGAGGATCTGCCCGCCTACACCCCCCACCTCAAGGGCACCGTGGAGGGCCTGAACCGGGCGGTGGAGAGCATGTTCCTGGCCGCGCTGCCCGGCTATGCCCGCCAGCCGCGCCCTGGCAAACGGGCTTCTCGCCCGAAAGACGAAGTGCTGCTCAGCTTTGAGGACTTCACCGCCCGGCTGCTGGCCTGGACCGTCTGGTGGAACACCGAGCACCGTCCCGCGCCGTTGCGGGGCAGGACTCCGCTTGAGGCGTGGCAGGACGATCCCACTCCGTTGCGGGACGTGTCGGCCGCGGATCTGTGGACGTTCACCCTGGAGGACGCCGGGACCCGCACGCTGACCACCCGCGGCATCCGCTTCAGGAGGCGCGACTACGTGGGGCCGTGGATGACCGGGCAGGCCGGGATCCAGGTCCGCATCCGTTTCATGCCTCATCACGATCACCGGATCGAGGTTTACCACGCGGCCACCGGCCGCTACCTGGGTCCTGCGGACCTGGCCGATCAGGCCACCGACGAACAGGTCAGCGCCGTACGAAGGGCGCGGGCCGCTCGCGCACGCCGTCTGAAGAAGGACCTGGAGGCCTCGCAGCGCGAGCGCTACGCCGCCGTGAACCAGCCCGAGGCACTTCAGCGGCTCGGCGCGCTGACCACCGCGCAGGCCGAGGCCGAACTTGCCCAGACTGCCGACGCCGACCTCGCGCGGCTCGCGATGCCAGATCTCATCCCGCACGCTGCGCCCCCGGCCGACTGGCGCACCCCTGCTTCCCTGGCCGCGCTGACCGCGCCAGGCACGCCCGTCCGGTACCCGTCCGGCCGTGACGGCGCTTGCGCCCCGGACGGCCCGGGCGGGCGGGCCGCACTTCCCACCACCGATGAAGACGGAGACGCCTCGTGA
- a CDS encoding ATP-binding protein encodes MTAATYQYVDLPDASVVTTRALLTARENITDTVAARAMMCIHGGAGFGKTLAVNTCLRALEPGEDVRKITFRARPTARAVRYELFTALDLAGEPPRHPSEFDRLLKTALAERPRTFLVDEAQWLNGEACGARGCS; translated from the coding sequence GTGACCGCGGCCACCTACCAGTACGTCGACCTGCCCGACGCGTCCGTGGTCACCACCCGCGCCCTGCTCACTGCCCGGGAGAACATCACCGACACGGTCGCTGCCCGCGCGATGATGTGCATCCATGGCGGCGCTGGCTTCGGTAAGACCCTCGCCGTCAACACTTGCCTGCGCGCACTCGAACCCGGCGAGGACGTCCGAAAGATCACTTTCCGGGCCCGGCCCACGGCCCGCGCGGTGCGCTACGAACTGTTCACCGCGCTCGACCTGGCCGGCGAGCCACCGCGCCACCCCAGCGAGTTCGACCGTCTGCTGAAGACGGCCCTGGCCGAACGCCCCCGTACCTTCCTCGTCGACGAGGCCCAGTGGCTCAACGGGGAGGCGTGTGGGGCGCGGGGTTGTTCGTAA
- a CDS encoding integrase: MPAVPPWWSDFAAHLADHRHPIYAADVVATTARLIIATTTGDPHTLLAHARNNAPELVGALTDFFRIHGHLDPPPGLADRRAAARRTRRIEATPAPLRPQVDGFADFLLLQRERAQQLGLHPNQLKTIEIRLDTIRDLALHLHPEGHTSWASVTTADLESFLALAPDRRASHLAGMRQFFAHAHHSKAILHNPTDPITAVQQRGFHGPTLPPARQRTLYERWAANQNIHPHEAFIGLTALLHAATITELRQLTDADTDSDRHSVRFPGRSVHLPLDSATWTALQRCQEHRRRLGTDNPHLLVTRLTRTHHGPAGAAHIRDSLAPVGLLPRILRSTRLLALADELDAKILTVSLGMSYAGVAHYRPYPKLTRPV, encoded by the coding sequence ATGCCCGCCGTACCACCCTGGTGGAGCGACTTCGCCGCGCACCTCGCCGATCACCGCCACCCCATCTACGCAGCAGACGTCGTCGCCACCACTGCACGCCTGATCATTGCGACCACGACTGGCGACCCCCACACGCTGCTCGCACACGCCCGCAACAACGCCCCCGAACTCGTGGGAGCACTCACCGACTTCTTCCGCATCCATGGCCACCTCGACCCGCCACCGGGCCTCGCCGACAGGCGGGCCGCAGCGCGCCGCACCCGCCGCATCGAGGCCACCCCAGCCCCGCTGCGCCCCCAGGTCGACGGGTTCGCCGACTTCCTGCTGCTCCAGCGCGAGCGAGCCCAGCAACTCGGGCTACACCCCAACCAGCTGAAGACCATCGAGATCCGCCTGGACACGATCCGAGACCTGGCCCTCCACCTCCACCCCGAGGGACATACGAGCTGGGCGAGCGTCACCACCGCCGACCTGGAATCCTTCCTCGCGCTGGCCCCGGACCGCCGCGCCTCCCACCTCGCAGGAATGCGCCAGTTCTTCGCCCACGCCCACCACTCCAAGGCCATCCTCCACAACCCCACGGACCCGATAACTGCCGTGCAGCAGAGGGGATTTCACGGACCTACTCTCCCCCCAGCCCGGCAGCGCACCCTGTACGAACGGTGGGCCGCCAACCAGAACATCCATCCGCACGAAGCCTTCATCGGCCTCACCGCCCTCCTCCACGCAGCAACCATCACCGAGCTGCGCCAGCTCACCGACGCCGACACCGACTCCGACCGCCACAGCGTCCGGTTCCCCGGCAGATCAGTGCATCTCCCTCTGGACAGTGCGACCTGGACGGCGCTGCAACGCTGCCAGGAGCACCGGCGCCGACTCGGTACGGACAACCCCCACCTGCTCGTCACCCGGCTCACCCGCACCCACCACGGACCGGCCGGCGCCGCCCACATCCGCGACAGCCTTGCGCCCGTCGGCCTCCTGCCGCGCATCCTGCGCTCCACACGTCTGCTCGCTCTCGCAGACGAACTCGACGCCAAGATCCTCACTGTCTCCTTAGGAATGTCCTACGCAGGAGTTGCCCACTACCGGCCCTACCCGAAGCTCACCAGACCCGTGTGA
- a CDS encoding tyrosine-type recombinase/integrase — protein MGERPFLRLVEGGLTDLALDTSPARDVWAFQAGCIQAFAATWVCRGFAPTTIGAYTSLLPRVLAHFDRPVWQIESAHVDAMLHDLLLAGRAAGTRRRYLDMLRAFHTFVRLRYAAEIRALYGATVGDPLDRFNRLRHVWDEPSRRLPPTAERLAAFFAHARARLAVTSDYPAAARDYALLRTLYHSAPRLSEALCLELCDVHPELGPSGKLHVRFGKAANASGPRPRWAPMLDGLDRILAWYQSDIRPLFPDTAALFCDAHGQPLRPETVRDRLARLLDTEGRVEGDRFTPHDLRRACTTNRAWTCSPSSSCSDTSTSPPPWPMSAPASPSSRTPGAVPRPQP, from the coding sequence GTGGGGGAGAGGCCTTTTCTTCGGCTGGTGGAGGGCGGTCTCACTGACCTGGCCCTTGACACCTCACCGGCACGGGACGTGTGGGCTTTCCAGGCCGGCTGCATTCAGGCATTCGCCGCAACGTGGGTGTGCCGGGGGTTCGCCCCGACGACGATCGGCGCCTACACCTCCCTGCTTCCGCGGGTGTTGGCCCACTTTGACCGCCCGGTGTGGCAGATCGAGTCCGCCCACGTGGACGCGATGCTGCACGATCTGCTGCTCGCGGGCCGGGCCGCGGGAACCAGACGCCGCTATCTGGACATGCTGCGCGCCTTCCACACGTTCGTGCGCCTGCGCTACGCCGCCGAGATCCGTGCCCTGTATGGCGCGACGGTGGGTGATCCGCTGGACCGCTTCAACCGGCTGCGCCACGTCTGGGACGAGCCTTCCCGCCGGCTGCCGCCCACCGCCGAACGCCTCGCGGCCTTCTTCGCCCACGCACGCGCCCGCTTGGCCGTCACATCCGACTACCCGGCCGCGGCACGGGACTACGCGCTGCTGCGCACCCTGTACCACTCCGCGCCGCGGCTGAGTGAAGCCCTCTGCCTCGAGCTGTGCGACGTCCACCCCGAGCTCGGCCCGTCCGGCAAGCTCCACGTACGGTTCGGCAAAGCGGCCAACGCCTCGGGACCACGCCCGAGATGGGCCCCGATGCTGGACGGACTGGACCGGATCCTTGCCTGGTACCAGAGCGACATCCGCCCCCTGTTCCCCGATACCGCCGCGCTGTTCTGCGACGCCCACGGCCAGCCATTGAGGCCGGAGACCGTCCGCGACCGCTTGGCCCGGCTCCTGGACACCGAAGGCCGGGTCGAAGGTGACCGGTTCACCCCGCACGACCTGCGCCGCGCCTGCACTACGAACAGGGCATGGACTTGCTCACCGTCCAGCAGTTGCTCGGACACCAGCACATCGCCTCCACCATGGCCTATGTCCGCCCCTGCCTCACCTTCGTCGAGGACGCCTGGCGCCGTGCCACGTCCGCAGCCCTGA